One stretch of Jiangella gansuensis DSM 44835 DNA includes these proteins:
- a CDS encoding sensor histidine kinase gives MVPLRGYALTHLAGGPTIAPLTAVQRARRDADRWVPDLALGVAVAVLGLVEAANTWLWFGSRLPLVLVALLTATAVGLSRRQPGVALGLVWATCAVQVATGTNLMLVQLSITAVAFGAARWGSTATVALSALSIPAAALIAIVMVNTLGLGGLAQLAGNESLVDVVRELSTTWQLTAAVMGTAMLGAPWLAGLALRFGARARASRESQQVAEEDAARAVLETEQAREIARLRDDQARLARDVHDVVGHSLAVILAQAESAQYLDDADTEGLKATMAKIATSARTSLQDVRQVLSETQQAAAPPGGLDSLVEGLRASGHEVVASDVGTPRPLPPELAEVAYRVLQEMLTNAIKHGRRDAPVSVERHWEGELRIEVRNVVGDAAGGGGGQGLDGMRRRLESVGGRLDVRRREETVGPTFTATAWMPVRAGGR, from the coding sequence GTGGTTCCATTACGGGGTTACGCGCTCACACACCTGGCTGGAGGCCCGACCATAGCCCCCCTCACCGCCGTCCAACGCGCCAGGCGGGACGCCGACCGATGGGTTCCGGACCTGGCCCTCGGCGTCGCCGTCGCGGTGCTCGGCCTGGTCGAGGCGGCCAACACCTGGCTCTGGTTCGGCAGCCGGTTGCCGCTCGTACTGGTGGCGTTGCTCACCGCGACGGCGGTCGGGCTGAGCCGCCGGCAGCCTGGCGTGGCGCTGGGGCTGGTGTGGGCCACCTGCGCGGTCCAAGTGGCCACCGGCACGAACCTGATGCTGGTACAGCTGTCGATCACCGCGGTGGCGTTCGGCGCGGCCCGCTGGGGCAGCACCGCGACCGTCGCGCTCAGCGCCCTGTCGATCCCGGCCGCCGCCTTGATCGCCATCGTCATGGTGAACACGCTCGGTCTCGGTGGACTGGCTCAGCTGGCCGGCAACGAGAGCCTGGTCGACGTCGTCCGGGAGCTCAGCACCACCTGGCAGTTGACGGCCGCGGTCATGGGCACGGCGATGCTCGGGGCACCGTGGCTGGCCGGCCTCGCGCTGCGCTTCGGCGCCCGGGCCCGGGCTTCGCGGGAGTCGCAGCAGGTCGCCGAGGAGGACGCGGCGCGGGCGGTCCTCGAGACCGAGCAGGCCCGCGAGATCGCCCGGCTCCGCGACGACCAGGCGCGGCTGGCCCGCGACGTGCACGACGTCGTCGGGCACTCGCTGGCGGTGATCCTGGCCCAGGCGGAGTCGGCGCAGTATCTTGACGACGCCGACACCGAAGGGCTCAAGGCCACCATGGCCAAGATCGCCACCTCCGCGCGGACCTCGTTGCAGGATGTGCGGCAGGTGCTTTCGGAGACCCAGCAGGCCGCGGCGCCGCCGGGCGGGCTCGACAGCCTGGTCGAGGGGTTGCGGGCCAGCGGCCACGAGGTCGTCGCGTCGGACGTCGGGACACCTCGCCCGCTGCCGCCGGAGCTGGCGGAGGTTGCCTACCGGGTGCTCCAGGAGATGCTGACGAACGCGATCAAGCACGGCCGCCGGGACGCCCCGGTGTCCGTGGAACGACATTGGGAGGGCGAGCTGCGGATCGAGGTGCGCAACGTCGTCGGCGACGCCGCCGGCGGCGGAGGAGGGCAGGGGCTGGACGGGATGCGGCGCCGGCTGGAATCCGTCGGCGGTCGGCTGGACGTGCGCCGCCGCGAGGAGACGGTCGGCCCCACGTTCACCGCCACCGCGTGGATGCCGGTCCGGGCAGGAGGGCGATGA
- a CDS encoding GAF domain-containing protein, translating to MGSGADQILPKLPLEELLGEVQSRLQAVVAAQDGVHALLEAVVSIGRDLELETVLRRIVEAAIRLVDCRFGALGVIGDDGQLAQFIPIGVTEDEIARIAEWPHGRGLLGLLIKEPAALRLEEIADHPESYGFPEGHPPMRTFLGVPIRVRDEVFGNLYLTEKNAGRQFDEQDETIVAALATAAGIAIDNARQYDATRRRETWLDASAEVTQALLSGTEFRDTLQLIATHARAMTSSDTAAVAVPDRDGRTMRVEVADGAGADDLAGVEFAAEGTLGAAVVASGEPRAVNEIRRGPEPAPLLDRLPDGPALLVPLGTPPHVRGVLVLVKRRGGTPFFGPTARMVHAFANQAAVGLELAEARREAERHGLVDDRERIARDLHDVVVQRLFASAMSLTAAARLIDRADVAARVERTVDDLDATIRQIRSTIFALQSSKDDVAPTLRGRLVNVVESAREQLGFAPGLQLVGELDNAVPDQVGEQAVTVLQEALSNAVRHARASRVDVVVEAMNGRLRLMVADDGVGLPADRRHSGLANLAERAAALGGTFELATGEPTGTVLTWRVPLR from the coding sequence ATGGGGAGCGGTGCCGACCAGATCTTGCCGAAGCTCCCGCTCGAGGAGCTTCTCGGTGAGGTGCAGTCGCGGCTGCAGGCGGTGGTGGCCGCCCAGGACGGCGTGCACGCACTGCTCGAGGCGGTCGTGTCGATCGGCCGCGACCTCGAGCTGGAGACGGTGCTGCGGCGCATCGTGGAGGCGGCCATCCGGCTGGTGGACTGCCGGTTCGGCGCCCTCGGGGTGATCGGCGACGACGGACAGCTGGCCCAGTTCATCCCGATCGGGGTCACGGAGGACGAGATCGCCCGGATCGCGGAGTGGCCGCACGGGCGGGGCCTGCTCGGGCTGCTGATCAAGGAGCCGGCGGCGCTGCGACTGGAGGAGATCGCCGACCACCCGGAGTCGTACGGGTTCCCGGAGGGACACCCGCCGATGCGTACGTTCCTCGGCGTGCCGATCCGGGTGCGGGACGAGGTGTTCGGCAACCTCTACCTGACCGAGAAGAACGCCGGCCGGCAGTTCGACGAGCAGGACGAGACCATCGTGGCGGCGCTGGCCACGGCCGCGGGCATCGCGATCGACAACGCCCGCCAGTACGACGCCACCCGGCGCCGGGAGACCTGGCTGGACGCGTCCGCCGAGGTCACGCAGGCGCTGCTGTCCGGTACGGAGTTCCGGGACACGCTGCAGCTCATCGCCACGCACGCGCGGGCCATGACGTCGTCGGACACCGCGGCGGTGGCTGTGCCCGACCGCGACGGCCGCACGATGCGGGTGGAGGTGGCCGACGGTGCCGGCGCGGACGATCTGGCCGGCGTGGAGTTCGCGGCCGAAGGCACGCTGGGGGCCGCGGTGGTGGCATCCGGCGAGCCGAGGGCGGTCAACGAGATCCGCCGCGGCCCGGAGCCGGCGCCGCTGCTGGACCGGCTGCCCGACGGTCCGGCGCTGTTGGTCCCGCTCGGGACGCCGCCCCATGTGCGGGGTGTCCTGGTGCTGGTGAAACGCCGCGGCGGGACGCCGTTCTTCGGACCGACCGCTCGCATGGTGCACGCGTTCGCCAACCAGGCCGCCGTCGGCCTGGAGCTGGCCGAAGCGCGCCGTGAGGCCGAGCGACACGGCCTGGTGGACGACCGCGAACGCATCGCCCGCGACCTGCACGACGTCGTGGTGCAGCGGCTGTTCGCCAGCGCGATGAGCCTGACGGCCGCTGCCCGGCTGATCGATCGGGCAGACGTGGCCGCGCGGGTGGAGCGCACGGTCGACGACCTCGACGCGACCATCCGGCAGATCCGCTCGACCATCTTCGCGCTGCAGTCGTCGAAGGACGACGTCGCGCCGACTCTGCGCGGCCGCCTGGTGAACGTCGTGGAGTCCGCGCGGGAGCAGCTGGGGTTCGCTCCCGGCTTGCAGTTGGTGGGTGAGCTGGACAACGCCGTCCCTGACCAGGTGGGCGAGCAGGCGGTGACCGTGCTGCAGGAGGCGCTGTCCAACGCGGTCCGGCACGCGCGGGCCTCGCGCGTCGACGTCGTCGTGGAGGCCATGAACGGGCGGTTGCGGCTGATGGTGGCCGACGACGGCGTCGGACTCCCGGCCGACCGGCGGCACAGCGGCCTGGCCAACCTCGCCGAGCGGGCCGCCGCGCTGGGCGGGACGTTCGAGCTCGCAACGGGCGAACCGACCGGGACCGTGCTGACCTGGCGAGTACCGCTGCGGTGA
- the alr gene encoding alanine racemase codes for MSALAVAPAPCTVAAPLLTADLAAVAANVSTIAARTDAELMAVVKADGFGHGAADVARTALAHGATRLGVTGLGEALALRAAGVTAPVLSWLNPVDAPFGDAVAAKVDVTVPSREHLDAVLAGGAGARVHLHLDVGMARDGAPPADWAALCRAARLAEQRGLLRVVGVMGHLGCADHPADLCNATGRSRFAWGVETARAAGLRPPLRHLAATAATLTDRRTHHSMVRVGAGVVGIDPSRTVRLRPALTLTAPVVTVRRVRAGTQVGYGHGWTAPAATHLALLPLGYADGLPRAASGRAEVLVRGRRRPLVGMISMDQAVVDLGADPVPPGETVTVFGPGDDGEPTAADWAAWAGTIEHEIVTGIGTRVTRRSR; via the coding sequence GTGAGCGCCCTCGCCGTGGCGCCGGCACCGTGCACCGTGGCCGCGCCGCTGCTTACCGCCGACCTGGCCGCGGTCGCCGCGAACGTCAGCACGATAGCCGCCCGCACCGACGCGGAACTGATGGCCGTGGTGAAGGCCGACGGCTTCGGGCACGGGGCCGCGGACGTCGCCCGGACGGCGCTCGCGCACGGTGCAACCCGGCTGGGCGTGACCGGGCTCGGGGAGGCGCTGGCGCTGCGCGCGGCCGGCGTCACCGCGCCGGTGCTGAGCTGGCTGAACCCCGTCGACGCGCCGTTCGGGGACGCCGTCGCCGCGAAGGTGGACGTAACCGTGCCGAGCCGGGAGCACCTCGACGCCGTCCTGGCCGGCGGCGCGGGCGCGCGCGTGCACCTGCACCTGGACGTCGGGATGGCCCGCGACGGCGCGCCGCCGGCGGACTGGGCCGCGCTGTGCCGGGCGGCCCGGCTCGCCGAGCAGCGGGGGTTGCTGCGCGTAGTCGGCGTGATGGGTCACCTGGGCTGCGCGGACCACCCGGCCGACCTGTGCAACGCGACCGGCCGGTCCCGGTTCGCCTGGGGCGTGGAGACGGCCCGCGCAGCCGGGCTGCGTCCGCCGCTGCGGCACCTGGCCGCCACCGCCGCCACGCTCACCGACCGCCGAACCCATCATTCGATGGTCCGGGTGGGGGCCGGGGTGGTCGGCATCGACCCCTCGCGGACGGTCCGGCTGCGGCCGGCGCTGACGCTGACCGCTCCCGTCGTCACCGTCCGGCGGGTGCGGGCCGGCACCCAGGTGGGTTACGGCCACGGGTGGACGGCTCCGGCGGCGACGCACCTGGCACTGCTGCCCCTGGGTTACGCGGACGGGCTGCCGCGGGCAGCTTCCGGCCGGGCCGAGGTCCTGGTGCGCGGGCGCCGGCGGCCGCTGGTCGGAATGATCTCGATGGACCAGGCGGTGGTCGACCTGGGCGCCGATCCGGTGCCGCCCGGCGAGACCGTCACCGTCTTCGGGCCCGGCGACGACGGCGAACCCACCGCCGCGGACTGGGCGGCCTGGGCAGGCACGATCGAGCACGAGATCGTCACCGGCATCGGTACCCGGGTCACGCGGAGGTCGCGATGA
- a CDS encoding response regulator, with the protein MTSDRVIRVFLLDDHEVVRRGVAALLETEPDIQVVGEAGTAEQAMARIPALRPDVAVLDVRLPDGDGVTVCREMRSRLPQLQCLMLTSFADDDALFDAVMAGAAGYVLKQIHGTDLVGAVRALAAGTSLLDPQSTARMLARLRDRATKADPLATLTDQERRILDLIGEGLTNRQIGERMFLAEKTIKNYVSSLLAKLDLNRRTQAAVLAAQLKSEAKPRRGA; encoded by the coding sequence GTGACCAGCGACCGCGTGATCCGGGTGTTCCTGCTCGACGACCACGAGGTCGTCCGCCGCGGGGTGGCGGCGTTGCTGGAGACCGAGCCGGACATCCAGGTGGTCGGCGAGGCCGGCACCGCCGAGCAGGCGATGGCCCGCATCCCCGCGCTGCGCCCGGACGTCGCCGTCCTGGACGTGCGGCTGCCCGACGGCGACGGTGTCACCGTCTGCCGGGAGATGCGCTCGCGGCTGCCGCAGCTGCAGTGCCTGATGCTGACGTCGTTCGCCGACGACGACGCCCTGTTCGATGCCGTCATGGCCGGCGCCGCGGGCTACGTGCTCAAGCAGATCCATGGCACCGACCTGGTCGGGGCCGTGCGAGCACTGGCTGCCGGAACATCGCTGCTGGACCCGCAGAGCACCGCCCGGATGCTGGCGCGGCTGCGCGACCGCGCCACGAAGGCCGACCCGCTGGCCACCCTCACCGACCAGGAGCGGCGCATCCTCGACCTCATCGGCGAGGGGCTCACGAACCGGCAGATCGGCGAGCGGATGTTCCTCGCCGAGAAGACCATCAAGAACTACGTCTCCAGCCTGCTCGCCAAGCTGGACCTGAACCGCCGCACCCAGGCCGCCGTGCTGGCCGCCCAGCTCAAGTCGGAGGCGAAGCCTCGCCGCGGTGCCTGA
- a CDS encoding response regulator: MTGDDGDITVLLVDDQELFREGVRVIVDAQDGMRVVGSAGNGLEAVRMVDELMPDVVLMDIRMPDMDGVEATRQIFLPDRAARRAAPVRVVVLTTFNLDDRAATAIRHGASGFLLKDTTPLMLRDAIRTVHAGNAVLAPQDLSTLLDGQFRSRTPPPPAYLSLTDKEREVFAAVARGLSNTEIAGLVFASESTVKTHVGAILRKLELRDRVQIVVFAHAHGLIPPSL, translated from the coding sequence ATGACCGGCGACGACGGCGACATCACGGTGCTCCTGGTCGACGACCAGGAGCTCTTCCGCGAGGGCGTGCGGGTCATCGTCGACGCCCAGGACGGCATGCGGGTGGTCGGGTCGGCCGGCAATGGGCTCGAGGCCGTCCGCATGGTCGACGAGCTGATGCCCGACGTCGTCCTCATGGACATCCGGATGCCCGACATGGACGGTGTGGAGGCGACGCGGCAGATCTTCCTGCCCGACCGCGCCGCCCGCCGCGCCGCCCCGGTCCGGGTGGTGGTGCTGACCACGTTCAACCTCGACGACCGGGCGGCGACGGCGATCCGGCACGGCGCCAGCGGCTTCCTGCTCAAGGACACCACCCCGCTGATGCTGCGCGATGCCATCCGCACCGTCCACGCCGGCAACGCCGTGCTGGCCCCGCAGGACCTGTCGACGCTCCTGGACGGCCAGTTCCGGTCCCGTACGCCTCCCCCGCCGGCGTATCTGTCGCTGACGGACAAGGAGCGCGAGGTCTTCGCCGCCGTCGCCCGCGGGCTGTCGAACACCGAGATCGCCGGCCTCGTCTTCGCCAGCGAGTCCACCGTCAAGACGCACGTCGGCGCGATCCTGCGCAAGCTGGAGCTGCGCGACCGGGTCCAGATCGTGGTGTTCGCCCATGCGCACGGACTGATCCCGCCGTCACTATGA
- a CDS encoding pyridoxamine 5'-phosphate oxidase family protein: MNTLTHADSAGLEKLDRRTCYALLATVPIGRIVFTEAALPAIQPVNFVLDGDDVIIRTGTGSKLAQAARSAVVAFEGDQYDEDTMSGWSVVLVGRAEPVGDDAERRRLSTLGLMPWAPGTRPHYIRIRPEIVRGRRIVRPPAL, from the coding sequence GTGAACACGTTGACCCATGCCGACTCGGCCGGGCTGGAGAAGCTCGACCGGCGCACCTGTTACGCGCTGCTGGCGACGGTGCCCATCGGCCGGATCGTGTTCACCGAAGCGGCACTGCCGGCGATCCAGCCGGTCAACTTCGTCCTCGACGGCGACGACGTCATCATCCGCACCGGCACCGGATCCAAGCTCGCCCAGGCCGCGCGGTCGGCCGTCGTAGCGTTCGAGGGTGACCAGTACGACGAGGACACGATGAGCGGCTGGTCGGTAGTGCTGGTCGGGCGGGCCGAGCCGGTCGGTGACGACGCCGAACGCCGCCGGCTGTCAACGCTGGGGCTGATGCCGTGGGCACCCGGGACCCGGCCGCACTACATACGGATCCGGCCCGAGATCGTGCGCGGGCGGCGCATCGTGCGTCCGCCGGCGCTTTGA
- a CDS encoding D-alanine--D-alanine ligase family protein: MSARVAVIGGGQNCEHEVSLASAAAVADALATAGYAVVRLTIDTDGGWRIGSGCPVDLADAVRELRTCDVVVPAVHGPRGEDGTLAALCDVAGVRYVGSGVRAGALAMDKWATKLIAADIGIATAPGVLLTAATAAAYRWTHPVVVKPVAAGSSQGVALVTSPDDLAPALDAAFALDDRVLVEDVVTGREIDLAVLGRPDGSREVAPSLEIVVDGLFDYTTKYGGAADLRIPAALTDPERKALEDAAVAMFDALGCGGVARVDFFLTAEGPVLNEVNTMPGFTEQSQVPKMFAAAGLSYPRLLDLLVRDVTRF, encoded by the coding sequence ATGAGCGCGCGGGTGGCGGTGATCGGCGGTGGCCAGAACTGTGAGCACGAGGTGTCGCTGGCGTCAGCGGCCGCGGTCGCCGATGCGCTCGCGACCGCCGGGTACGCCGTCGTGCGGCTGACCATCGACACCGACGGCGGCTGGCGGATCGGCTCCGGCTGCCCGGTCGACCTGGCCGACGCCGTGCGCGAGCTGCGCACCTGCGACGTCGTCGTCCCGGCGGTGCACGGGCCGCGCGGCGAGGACGGCACGCTTGCGGCGCTGTGCGACGTGGCCGGGGTCCGGTACGTCGGCTCCGGGGTGCGGGCCGGGGCCCTGGCCATGGACAAGTGGGCTACCAAGCTGATCGCGGCCGACATCGGCATCGCGACCGCCCCGGGCGTGCTGCTCACCGCGGCCACGGCCGCCGCCTACCGGTGGACCCATCCGGTCGTGGTGAAGCCCGTTGCCGCCGGGTCCAGCCAGGGTGTCGCGCTGGTGACGTCGCCGGACGACCTCGCGCCGGCGCTGGACGCTGCGTTCGCCCTGGACGACCGGGTTCTGGTCGAGGACGTCGTCACCGGACGGGAGATCGACCTGGCCGTCCTGGGGCGCCCGGACGGGTCGCGCGAGGTGGCGCCGAGCCTGGAGATCGTCGTCGACGGCCTGTTCGACTACACGACCAAGTACGGCGGCGCCGCCGACTTACGCATCCCGGCGGCGCTCACCGACCCGGAACGCAAGGCGCTGGAGGACGCGGCGGTCGCGATGTTCGACGCGCTCGGCTGTGGCGGCGTGGCCCGGGTCGACTTCTTCCTGACCGCCGAAGGCCCCGTGCTCAACGAGGTCAACACGATGCCCGGGTTCACCGAGCAGTCGCAGGTGCCGAAGATGTTCGCCGCCGCGGGCCTCTCCTATCCCCGGCTGCTGGACCTGCTCGTCCGGGACGTCACGCGGTTCTGA
- a CDS encoding M15 family metallopeptidase, whose translation MTILLSDPRVHAVPVHDDGEPMVELDDSFGPAHAAVRASLAQRLLLARDRLPGGIGLRVVEGHRSLADQRAIIAGYAAQLSALHPGLTDAELERLTSRFVAPVAVAPHVAGAAVDLTLVSTADDRELDLGTPIDATPEDSGGACFFDAPQVTGPARANRELLARVLGGAGLVNYPTEWWHWSYGDRYWALRTGAAAALYGPVSARLVTA comes from the coding sequence ATGACGATCCTCCTCTCCGACCCGCGGGTCCATGCCGTCCCGGTCCACGACGACGGCGAACCGATGGTGGAGCTCGACGACTCGTTCGGGCCGGCGCATGCCGCGGTGCGAGCCTCGCTGGCGCAGCGTCTCCTCCTGGCCCGCGACCGGTTGCCCGGCGGAATCGGCCTGCGGGTGGTGGAGGGCCACCGTTCGCTCGCCGACCAGCGCGCCATCATCGCCGGGTACGCCGCACAGCTGTCCGCCCTTCACCCGGGTCTCACCGATGCCGAGCTCGAGCGGTTGACCAGCCGGTTCGTCGCGCCGGTCGCGGTGGCACCGCACGTGGCCGGCGCCGCCGTCGACCTGACCCTGGTGTCCACCGCCGACGACAGGGAGCTCGACCTCGGCACCCCGATCGACGCGACGCCCGAGGATAGCGGCGGCGCCTGCTTCTTCGACGCGCCGCAGGTGACCGGCCCGGCCCGGGCGAACCGGGAGCTCCTGGCTCGGGTCCTGGGCGGGGCCGGCCTGGTGAACTATCCCACCGAGTGGTGGCACTGGAGCTACGGCGACCGCTACTGGGCGCTGCGCACCGGCGCCGCGGCGGCCCTGTACGGCCCGGTCAGCGCGCGGCTGGTGACGGCGTGA